Within Ralstonia pickettii DTP0602, the genomic segment ATCGCATTCCTGTCGCGCGCGGCCACGGCGCAGGACCGCCAGCCGATGGTGGCAGTGCAGGCTGCCGCCGTGGTCACGCGCGACGGCCGGCAGGTAGCCTATGTGGTGAAGGACGGCAAGGCCCACGAAGTGCAGGTGAAGACCGGCGACAAGCTGGGCGAGCTGGTTGCGGTGCATGGCGTCAAGCCCGGCGACGTGCTGGTGCTTTCGCCCGGCGACAAGATCGGCGACGGCGACCGCGTGGCGCCGGCCAAGCCATGAGGATGGCGGCATGAACGCCCCCTCGCCTCCCCCTGGCGCCACGCCGCTGGTGCAGATCAGCCACGTCGCCAAGTCCTACCGCCGCGGCGTGCAGACCGTGCCGGTGCTGACCGATATTTCGCTCGAGATCGGCGAAGGCGATTTTGTCGCGCTGATGGGGCCGTCCGGCTCGGGCAAGAGCACGCTGCTGAACCTGATCGCCGGCATCGACCGGCCCGACAGCGGCACGCTGCGCGTGGCTGGGCTCGACATCACCCAGCTGCCGGAAGCCACGCTGGCCGAATGGCGCGCCGCCAACGTTGGCTTTATCTTCCAGTTCTATAACCTGATGCCGGTGCTGACCGCGTTCGAGAACGTGGAACTGCCGCTGATGCTGACCGGCCTGCCGCGCGCGGAACGGCGCGCGCGCGTGGAACTGGTGCTAAGCATGGTGAACCTGTCCGATCGCATGAGTCACTACCCGTCGGAGCTGTCCGGCGGCCAGCAGCAGCGCGTGGCGATCGCGCGCGCGCTGATCACCGACCCGACGCTGATCGTTGCCGACGAACCCACCGGCGACCTGGACCGCACCTCCGCCGCGGAGATCCTGGCGATGATGCAGCGGCTCAATGCGGAAGTCGGCAAGACCATCATCATGGTCACGCACGATGCGCATGCGGCCGCCGCGGCCGGCTCGCTGGTGCACCTGGAGAAAGGGGAGCTGATCCGTGGCGAGGTCGCCTGACTGCTCATGTACGCGCTCAAGCTGATCGCCCGCAACGCGCTGCGCCACAAGCTGCGCACCGCGCTGACGGTGTTCGGGCTGGTGATCGCGGTGCTGGCGTTCGGGCTGCTGCAGACCGTGATCGACGCCTGGTATGCGGGCGCCTCGGCCGCGTCCAGCGCACGGCTGGTGACGCGCAACGCGATCTCGCTGGTGTTCCCGCTGCCGCTCAGCTATGAGAACCGCATCAAGGGCGTCGAAGGCGTGACCATGGTGGCGCGCTCCAACTGGTTCGGCGGCGTCTACCGCGATCCCAAGAATTTCTTCGCGCAGTTCGCGGTTTCGGACAACTACCTCGACCTCTATCCCGAGTTCATCGTGCCCGAGCAGCAGCGCGCAGACTACCGGCGCGACCGCAAGGGCGCGCTGGTCGGGCGCCAGCTGGCGGACCAGTTTGGCTTCAAGATCGGCGACGTGATCCCGATCAAGGGCACCATCTACCCCGGCACCTGGGAGTTCGTGGTGCGCGGCATCATGGACGGGCGCGACGAGAGCATCATCACGCGGCAGATGGTGTTCCACTGGGAGTACCTGAACGAGACCGTGCGCAAGCGCACCTCGCGCCAGGCCGACCAGGTCGGCGTCTTCGTGCTGGGTGTCGACAACCCTGACAACACCGCGGCGATCTCGCGCAATGTCGACGCCGTGTTCCGCAACTCGCTGGCCGAGACCCTGACCGAAACCGAGCAGGCCTTCCAGCTGGGCTTTGTCGCCATGTCCAACCAGATCATCGCTGCGATCCGCGTGGTCTCCTACGTGGTGATCCTGATCATCATGGCGGTGATGGCCAACGCCATGGCGATGAGCGCGCGCGAGCGCACCGTTGAGTACGCCACGCTCAAGGCGCTGGGCTTCGGGCCCGGCTTCCTGGCGATACTGGTGTTTGGCGAATCGCTGGCGATCTGCGTGGTCGGCGGCGCCCTCGGCATGCTGGCGACGCCACCGATGGCAACGGCCTTCAAGCAGGCGGTGGGCGGCGTGTTCCCGGTGTTCACGGTGTCGCCGCAAACCATGCAGCTGCAGGCGGCATGCGCGCTGGCGGTGGGAGTCTTTGCCGGCATCGTGCCCGCGGTCCAGGCCGCGCGCGTGCGCATCGTCGAAGGCCTGCGGGCCATCGGCTAGCGGAGGCGGCCGTGGCGATCCCCCTGACCTATATCGCGCGCAACCTGTGGGCCCGGCGCCTGACCACGGCGCTGACCGCGGGCGGGCTGGCGCTGGTGGTCTTTGTTTTCGCCACCATGCTGATGCTGGACGCGGGCCTGAAGAAGACGCTGGTCACCACCGGCGAGCAGAACAACGTGGTGGTGATCCGCAAGGGCGCCGAGACCGAGATCCAGAGCTCGGTCAATCGCGACCAGGCCAGCATCATGGAGATGCATCCTGCGGTGGCCATGAGCGGCACCGGCCAGCCGCTGGCCTCGCGCGAGGCGGTGGTGCTGATCTCGCTGACCAAGGCCAGTACCGGGCAACCCTCCAACGTGGTGATCCGCGGCATCTCGCCGCTGGGCATGGACCTGCGCCCGCAGGTGAAGCTGGTGGCGGGGCGCATGTTCCGGCCGGGCTCGGCCGAGATCATCGTCGGCAGCAGCATTGCCGGCGGCTTTGCCGGCGTGCAGATCGGCGAACACCTGCGCTTTGCCCAGCGCGACTGGACCGTGGTCGGCCACTTCGACGCCGGCGGCAGCGGCTTCGATTCCGAGATCTGGGGCGACGTGGACCAGCTGATGCAGTCGTTCCGGCGCAACGCGTATTCGTCGATGGTGGTGCGGCTGGCCGACACCGCGAAGTTCGAGCGCTTTCGCGCCGAAATCGACGTCGACCCGCGCCTGGCGGACGAGGCCAAGCGCGAGCAGACCTTCTACAGTGACCAGTCCAAGGCGTTGTCCAGCTTTATCAATATCCTGGGCTTCACGCTGTCCACCATCTTCTCGATCGCCGCGATGATCGGCGCGATGATCACCATGTACGCGTCGGTGGCCAACCGCGTGGCGGAGATCGGCACGCTGCGCGCGCTCGGCTTCAAGCGCGCCAATGTGCTGGTGGCCTTCCTGATCGAGGCCGCGCTGCTGGGGCTGGTGGGCGGCGTGGCGGGGCTCGCGTGCGCGGCGCTGATGCAGTTCGCGTCGTTCTCGACCACCAACTTCCAGACCTTCGCCGACCTGTCTTTCCGCTTCATCCTGACGCCGGTGATTGCGCTGCAGACGCTGGCGTTCTCGATGACGATGGGGCTGGTGGGCGGCTTCCTGCCGGCGGTGCGGGCGGCGAGGATGAATATCGTGGATGCGTTGCGGGCGCGGTAGTGAGTAGCCGATAAGCGGTCGCCTCCCGCCGGTGTGCTCCCCTCTCCCGCTTGCGGGAAAGGGGGCGGGGGAGAGGGCAGGCGCTGCAAGGAAAGTTATGCTCGGCAAAGCCGAAGGCTTCGCTTGACGTGGTTCCGTGCTAGCCCACCCCTCTCCCCCTGAGGGGCTTGCCTTTACCCACAACTTCCGGCGGCTTACTCGTTTTTCTGGAAGATCCGATACATTTCGGTGATTTCGTGCAAAACGAGGAAGCCGCGCCAGAGGACAGTAGCACCGGGGGGATCGTCGTTTTTGCAACCCAGGTAGCCACCGAGCTTGGCGACCCAAAGGACCGCGTCGCTGAGTTTGGGTGCCTGCTCTGGTGGCTTGGTTGTGCCGTGCGTGCGGCAGTACAAGGCCTGCCATTCGAGCGATTGCAGTAGCACCGAGCAAGGGATATCGGCTTCGAGCCGGCCCAGCATAGTTGCGTACAAGATGCGCCAGCCGATTACGGCGAACAGCGCCGTGGCCCGCAGGAACCGCTCCAGCGTCCCGAACTGCCGGGCTTCGATCTGGCAGCCACTTTTCAGGACACGATGCCAGGATTCAATGGTCCAGCGACGGGCGTACCAGCTCAGCCGTTCG encodes:
- a CDS encoding amino acid ABC transporter ATP-binding protein (K02003: ABC.CD.A; putative ABC transport system ATP-binding protein), coding for MNAPSPPPGATPLVQISHVAKSYRRGVQTVPVLTDISLEIGEGDFVALMGPSGSGKSTLLNLIAGIDRPDSGTLRVAGLDITQLPEATLAEWRAANVGFIFQFYNLMPVLTAFENVELPLMLTGLPRAERRARVELVLSMVNLSDRMSHYPSELSGGQQQRVAIARALITDPTLIVADEPTGDLDRTSAAEILAMMQRLNAEVGKTIIMVTHDAHAAAAAGSLVHLEKGELIRGEVA
- a CDS encoding ABC transporter ATP-binding protein (K02004: ABC.CD.P; putative ABC transport system permease protein); translation: MYALKLIARNALRHKLRTALTVFGLVIAVLAFGLLQTVIDAWYAGASAASSARLVTRNAISLVFPLPLSYENRIKGVEGVTMVARSNWFGGVYRDPKNFFAQFAVSDNYLDLYPEFIVPEQQRADYRRDRKGALVGRQLADQFGFKIGDVIPIKGTIYPGTWEFVVRGIMDGRDESIITRQMVFHWEYLNETVRKRTSRQADQVGVFVLGVDNPDNTAAISRNVDAVFRNSLAETLTETEQAFQLGFVAMSNQIIAAIRVVSYVVILIIMAVMANAMAMSARERTVEYATLKALGFGPGFLAILVFGESLAICVVGGALGMLATPPMATAFKQAVGGVFPVFTVSPQTMQLQAACALAVGVFAGIVPAVQAARVRIVEGLRAIG
- a CDS encoding multidrug ABC transporter permease (K02004: ABC.CD.P; putative ABC transport system permease protein), translating into MAIPLTYIARNLWARRLTTALTAGGLALVVFVFATMLMLDAGLKKTLVTTGEQNNVVVIRKGAETEIQSSVNRDQASIMEMHPAVAMSGTGQPLASREAVVLISLTKASTGQPSNVVIRGISPLGMDLRPQVKLVAGRMFRPGSAEIIVGSSIAGGFAGVQIGEHLRFAQRDWTVVGHFDAGGSGFDSEIWGDVDQLMQSFRRNAYSSMVVRLADTAKFERFRAEIDVDPRLADEAKREQTFYSDQSKALSSFINILGFTLSTIFSIAAMIGAMITMYASVANRVAEIGTLRALGFKRANVLVAFLIEAALLGLVGGVAGLACAALMQFASFSTTNFQTFADLSFRFILTPVIALQTLAFSMTMGLVGGFLPAVRAARMNIVDALRAR